From Acidovorax sp. FHTAMBA, one genomic window encodes:
- the gatA gene encoding Asp-tRNA(Asn)/Glu-tRNA(Gln) amidotransferase subunit GatA: protein MTSTALHDLGVAQLATELRERRVSAVEAAQHFLARAQSHQNLGAYVAVNPDITLAQARAQDAAIAAGTAGPLAGVPIAHKDIFVTKDFPSTAGSKMLAGYQSPFDATVVTKLADAGAVTLGKLNCDEFAMGSANENSAVAPVGFDAPAPVRNPWATDRIPGGSSGGSAVAVAARLAPAVTGTDTGGSIRQPASFCGITGIKPTYGRASRYGMIAFASSLDQAGPMARSAEDCALLLSAMCGPDPDRDSTSLDVPAENFSAKLNDSIDGLRIGIPAEFFGEGLAPDVRAAVDGALKEYEKLGAKLVPISLPRTQLSIPVYYIIAPAEASSNLSRFDGVKFGHRAKDYTDLVDMYKKTRAEGFGDEVKRRIMIGAYVLSHGYYDAYYLQAQKIRRMIADDFQNAFKECDVIAGPVAPTVAWKLGDHGNDPLADYLADIFTLPGSLAGLPGMSVPAGFGEGGLPVGLQLLGNYFQEARLLNAAHRLQQATDFHLRRPEGF, encoded by the coding sequence ATGACTTCCACCGCATTGCATGACCTGGGCGTGGCCCAGCTGGCCACCGAGCTGCGCGAACGCCGCGTCTCGGCCGTCGAGGCCGCCCAGCATTTCCTCGCCCGCGCACAGTCCCACCAGAACCTGGGCGCCTACGTGGCTGTGAACCCGGACATCACCCTGGCCCAGGCCCGCGCGCAGGACGCCGCCATCGCCGCAGGCACCGCCGGCCCGCTGGCGGGCGTGCCGATTGCGCACAAGGACATCTTTGTCACCAAGGATTTCCCCAGCACCGCCGGCTCCAAGATGCTCGCAGGCTACCAGTCGCCGTTTGACGCCACCGTGGTCACCAAGCTGGCCGACGCGGGCGCCGTCACTTTAGGCAAGCTCAACTGCGATGAGTTCGCCATGGGCTCGGCCAACGAGAACTCCGCCGTCGCCCCCGTGGGCTTTGACGCCCCCGCCCCGGTGCGCAACCCCTGGGCCACCGACCGCATCCCGGGCGGCTCGTCCGGCGGCAGCGCCGTGGCCGTGGCCGCGCGCCTGGCCCCGGCCGTCACCGGCACCGACACCGGCGGGTCCATCCGCCAGCCCGCGTCGTTCTGCGGCATTACCGGCATCAAGCCCACCTATGGCCGCGCCAGCCGCTACGGCATGATCGCGTTTGCCTCCAGCCTCGACCAGGCCGGCCCCATGGCGCGCTCGGCCGAAGACTGCGCGCTGCTGCTGTCCGCCATGTGCGGCCCCGACCCGGACCGCGACTCCACGTCGCTCGACGTGCCCGCCGAGAACTTCAGCGCCAAGCTCAATGACAGCATCGATGGCCTGCGCATCGGCATCCCCGCCGAGTTCTTTGGCGAAGGCCTGGCGCCCGATGTGCGCGCCGCCGTAGATGGTGCCCTGAAGGAATACGAGAAGCTCGGCGCCAAGCTCGTGCCCATCAGCCTGCCGCGCACGCAGCTGTCCATTCCGGTCTACTACATCATTGCCCCGGCCGAGGCGTCGTCCAACCTCTCCCGCTTCGACGGCGTGAAGTTCGGCCACCGCGCCAAGGACTACACCGATCTGGTAGACATGTACAAGAAGACCCGCGCCGAAGGTTTTGGCGACGAGGTCAAGCGCCGCATCATGATCGGCGCCTATGTGCTGAGCCACGGCTACTACGACGCCTACTACCTGCAGGCGCAGAAGATCCGCCGCATGATCGCTGACGACTTCCAGAATGCCTTCAAGGAATGCGATGTCATCGCCGGCCCCGTGGCCCCCACGGTGGCCTGGAAGCTGGGCGACCACGGCAACGACCCGCTGGCCGACTACCTGGCCGACATCTTCACCCTGCCCGGCTCGCTGGCCGGTCTGCCCGGCATGAGCGTTCCGGCGGGCTTTGGCGAAGGCGGTTTGCCAGTGGGCCTGCAGCTGCTGGGCAACTACTTCCAGGAAGCCCGCCTTCTGAACGCTGCGCACCGCCTGCAGCAAGCCACCGATTTCCACCTCCGCCGTCCGGAGGGCTTCTGA
- the gatC gene encoding Asp-tRNA(Asn)/Glu-tRNA(Gln) amidotransferase subunit GatC: protein MALTPQDIGRIANLARLELTPPESERMHTQLNGFFDIVEQMRAVDTSGVTPLAHPVAAIQDVALRLREDVASEPNQREANQQSAPAVERGLFLVPKVIE from the coding sequence ATGGCACTGACCCCCCAGGACATCGGCCGGATCGCCAATTTGGCACGGCTTGAGCTGACACCTCCCGAAAGTGAGCGCATGCACACGCAGCTCAATGGTTTCTTTGACATCGTGGAACAGATGCGGGCTGTGGATACCTCGGGCGTCACACCCCTGGCCCACCCCGTCGCGGCTATCCAGGACGTGGCCCTGCGGCTGCGCGAGGACGTGGCCAGCGAGCCCAACCAGCGCGAAGCCAACCAGCAAAGCGCCCCCGCCGTCGAACGAGGCCTGTTCCTCGTGCCCAAAGTGATCGAGTAA
- the mreD gene encoding rod shape-determining protein MreD has protein sequence MIMPRGEPLLLPVNPVFIAASLAAGLAINMLPLGRIVWAPDVLMLLLVFWGVHQPSRIGMGVAFFLGLCMDVSQSALLGQHALSYTVLSFGAIAIHRRLLWFSVPSQALQVLPLFVLAHAVELLLRMVAGGIFPGLWSFLAPVLEALLWPLASWVLLAPQRRPPDSDQNRPL, from the coding sequence ATGATCATGCCGCGCGGCGAACCGTTGTTGCTGCCGGTCAATCCGGTGTTCATTGCCGCCAGCCTGGCGGCGGGCCTGGCGATCAACATGCTCCCGCTGGGCCGCATTGTCTGGGCACCCGATGTCCTGATGCTGCTGCTGGTGTTCTGGGGCGTTCACCAGCCATCGCGCATTGGCATGGGCGTGGCGTTCTTCCTGGGGCTGTGCATGGACGTGAGCCAGTCTGCCCTGCTGGGCCAGCATGCGTTGTCCTATACCGTGCTGTCGTTTGGCGCCATTGCCATTCATCGCCGGCTGCTATGGTTCAGCGTGCCTTCGCAGGCGCTGCAGGTGCTTCCCCTGTTTGTGCTGGCGCACGCCGTGGAGCTCTTGCTGCGGATGGTGGCCGGGGGCATATTTCCGGGGCTGTGGAGTTTTTTGGCGCCGGTGCTGGAGGCACTGCTCTGGCCGCTGGCCAGCTGGGTGCTGCTGGCACCGCAGCGCCGGCCGCCCGACAGCGATCAGAATCGGCCCTTGTAG
- a CDS encoding DUF4124 domain-containing protein: protein MSKSAWVTGGLVLLLVGAEFAAAQPQGASGSIYTCVDRNGRRLTADRPIPECLDREQRELSPSGTTRRQIGPSLTEIERTALEAQRRKEAEERARVVEERRRERVLVARYPDKAAHDVERAAAIQLVDDVTATAEKRIAELQAERKKLDVEMEFYKKDPNKAPMTLRRKMAENEEIVAEQQRFIAGQDQEKRRVHARFDTELAQLRKLWDAQRSPPVIATTPASETPAAPAASR from the coding sequence GTGAGCAAGTCGGCGTGGGTCACCGGTGGGTTGGTGTTGCTCCTCGTGGGCGCAGAGTTCGCTGCTGCGCAACCCCAGGGTGCGTCCGGCAGCATTTACACCTGCGTGGACCGCAACGGGCGCCGACTGACTGCCGACCGGCCCATTCCCGAATGCCTGGACCGCGAACAGCGCGAACTCAGCCCCTCGGGCACCACGCGCCGTCAGATTGGCCCATCGCTCACCGAGATTGAACGGACGGCCCTGGAGGCCCAGCGCCGCAAGGAGGCCGAAGAGCGTGCCCGCGTGGTCGAAGAGCGCCGCCGCGAACGTGTGCTGGTGGCGCGCTACCCCGACAAAGCCGCCCATGATGTCGAACGGGCGGCGGCCATTCAGCTGGTGGACGACGTTACGGCCACCGCAGAGAAGCGGATTGCCGAACTCCAGGCCGAGCGCAAGAAGCTGGACGTGGAAATGGAGTTCTACAAGAAGGACCCCAACAAGGCGCCCATGACCCTGCGCCGCAAGATGGCTGAAAACGAAGAAATTGTGGCCGAGCAGCAGCGCTTCATCGCGGGGCAGGACCAGGAAAAGCGCCGTGTGCACGCCCGTTTTGACACCGAGCTCGCCCAGCTGCGCAAGCTGTGGGATGCGCAGCGGTCACCCCCGGTGATTGCCACCACCCCCGCTAGCGAGACACCGGCGGCCCCTGCCGCTTCGCGCTAG
- a CDS encoding amino acid ABC transporter ATP-binding protein, with product MMATNQPKPYIVAERVCKSFGAHQVLKDVSTVFHTGEVTVIIGASGSGKSTLLRAINRLEPHDSGRITIDGVEVCDDLATLQRQRCEVGMVFQQFNLFGHMSVLDNVTLAPRRIRHTPRTQANDEAMQLLRRVGMQDHAHKYPWQLSGGQQQRVAIARALAMAPKVMLFDEPTSALDPEMVKEVLDVMRGLARGGMTMIVVTHEMGFAREVADRVMFFDQGRIAHDAPPQEFFGNPANDRIRAFLGQVSH from the coding sequence ATGATGGCAACCAACCAGCCCAAGCCCTACATCGTGGCCGAGCGGGTGTGCAAGTCGTTTGGCGCGCACCAGGTGCTCAAGGACGTCTCCACCGTGTTCCACACCGGCGAGGTGACGGTGATCATCGGCGCCTCAGGCTCGGGCAAGAGCACGCTGCTGCGCGCCATCAACCGCCTGGAGCCGCACGACAGCGGGCGCATCACCATCGATGGCGTGGAGGTGTGCGACGACCTTGCCACGCTGCAGCGCCAGCGCTGCGAAGTGGGCATGGTGTTCCAGCAGTTCAACCTGTTCGGCCACATGAGCGTGCTGGACAACGTGACGCTGGCACCCCGCCGCATCCGTCACACGCCGCGCACGCAGGCCAATGATGAAGCCATGCAGCTGCTGCGCCGCGTGGGCATGCAGGACCACGCGCACAAGTACCCATGGCAGCTGTCGGGCGGGCAGCAGCAGCGGGTGGCCATTGCACGCGCACTGGCCATGGCGCCGAAGGTGATGCTGTTTGACGAGCCCACATCGGCACTCGACCCCGAGATGGTCAAGGAAGTGCTGGACGTGATGCGGGGCCTGGCCCGTGGTGGCATGACCATGATCGTGGTCACCCACGAGATGGGCTTTGCGCGCGAGGTCGCCGACCGCGTGATGTTCTTCGACCAGGGCCGCATCGCGCACGACGCGCCGCCGCAGGAGTTCTTTGGCAACCCGGCCAACGACCGCATCCGCGCGTTCCTGGGCCAGGTCAGCCACTGA
- the gatB gene encoding Asp-tRNA(Asn)/Glu-tRNA(Gln) amidotransferase subunit GatB, translated as MTAKLIHGYEVVIGFETHTQLATQSKIFSRAPTAFGAEPNTQACAVDLALPGTLPVMNREAVACAIKLGLALGSHIAPVSIFARKNYFYPDLPKGYQISQFEIPVVQGGEVEFFLGDEKKTVRLVRAHLEEDAGKSLHEDFIGQSGIDLNRAGTPLLEIVTEPDMRSSDEAVAYAKELHKIVTWIGICDGNMQEGSFRCDANVSVRKPGQPLGTRREIKNLNSFKFMQQAIDYEIRWQIEQIEDGHSIQQATVLFDPDTGETRAMRTKEDAADYRYFPDPDLPPLHISEQWVQEERAQMAELPRTMAARFVADYGLPEYDATTLTQSKAMAAYFEAAAKACGQPKLASNWIMGEVSRRLNMAETGIEQAPVTATQLAALIGRIADGTISNNAAKQVFDALWTGESNDVDAVIESKGLKQMNDSGALEKIIDEVIAANPDNVAQFRAGKDKAFNALVGQIMKASKGKANPTQVNELLRAMLAG; from the coding sequence ATGACCGCCAAACTGATCCATGGCTACGAAGTCGTCATCGGCTTCGAAACCCACACCCAGCTCGCAACCCAGAGCAAGATCTTCAGCCGCGCGCCCACCGCCTTTGGCGCCGAGCCCAACACGCAGGCCTGCGCGGTGGACCTGGCCCTGCCGGGCACCCTGCCGGTGATGAACCGCGAGGCCGTGGCCTGCGCTATCAAATTGGGACTGGCACTCGGCTCCCACATTGCGCCCGTGAGCATTTTCGCGCGCAAGAACTACTTCTACCCTGACCTGCCCAAGGGTTACCAGATCAGCCAGTTCGAGATCCCGGTGGTGCAGGGCGGCGAGGTCGAGTTCTTTCTGGGTGACGAGAAGAAGACTGTGCGCCTGGTGCGCGCCCACCTCGAAGAAGACGCTGGCAAATCGCTGCATGAAGACTTCATCGGTCAGAGCGGCATCGACCTGAACCGCGCGGGGACGCCGCTCCTGGAGATCGTGACCGAACCCGACATGCGCTCGTCCGACGAAGCCGTGGCCTACGCCAAAGAGCTGCACAAGATCGTCACCTGGATCGGCATCTGCGACGGCAACATGCAGGAAGGCAGCTTCCGCTGCGACGCCAACGTGTCGGTGCGCAAGCCCGGCCAGCCGCTGGGCACGCGCCGCGAGATCAAGAACCTGAACTCGTTCAAGTTCATGCAGCAGGCCATCGACTACGAAATCCGCTGGCAGATCGAGCAGATCGAAGACGGCCACTCGATCCAGCAGGCCACCGTGCTGTTCGACCCGGACACGGGCGAAACGCGTGCGATGCGCACCAAGGAAGATGCGGCGGACTACCGCTATTTCCCCGACCCTGACCTGCCTCCGCTACACATTTCAGAGCAGTGGGTGCAGGAAGAACGGGCGCAAATGGCCGAATTGCCTCGCACCATGGCGGCACGGTTTGTGGCGGACTACGGCCTGCCCGAGTACGACGCCACCACGCTCACGCAGAGCAAGGCCATGGCGGCGTACTTTGAAGCGGCGGCCAAGGCCTGCGGCCAGCCCAAGCTGGCCAGCAACTGGATCATGGGCGAAGTGTCTCGCCGCCTGAACATGGCGGAGACCGGTATCGAGCAGGCCCCCGTCACGGCAACTCAGCTGGCAGCATTGATCGGCCGCATTGCCGACGGCACGATCTCCAACAACGCTGCCAAGCAGGTGTTTGATGCGCTGTGGACCGGGGAATCGAACGATGTGGATGCCGTCATCGAATCCAAGGGCCTCAAGCAGATGAACGACTCCGGCGCGCTGGAGAAGATCATCGACGAGGTGATTGCCGCCAACCCCGACAACGTGGCGCAGTTCCGCGCGGGCAAGGACAAGGCCTTCAACGCGCTGGTGGGCCAGATCATGAAGGCCAGCAAGGGCAAGGCCAATCCGACGCAGGTCAACGAACTTCTGCGCGCCATGCTCGCGGGCTGA
- a CDS encoding rod shape-determining protein codes for MFGAFRRYFSTDLAIDLGTANTLIFARDKGIVLDEPSVVAIRHEGGPHGKKVIQAVGHEAKAMLGKVPGNIEAIRPMKDGVIADFVITEQMIKQFIKMVHPRTLFTPSPRIIICVPCGSTQVERRAIKDAAEAAGATAVYLIEEPMAAGIGAGLPVSEASGSMVVDIGGGTTEVGVISLGGMVYKGSVRVGGDKFDEAIISYIRRNYGMLIGEPTAEAIKKNIGSAFPGSEVREMEVKGRNLSEGVPRSFTISSNEVLEALTDPLNQIVSAVKNALEQTPPELGADIADRGMMLTGGGALLRDLDRLLAEETGLPVLVAEDPLTCVVRGCGIALERMDRLGSIFTSE; via the coding sequence ATGTTCGGAGCTTTCCGTCGGTATTTCTCCACCGACCTGGCCATTGACCTTGGCACAGCCAACACCCTCATCTTCGCCCGCGACAAAGGCATCGTCCTCGACGAACCCTCGGTAGTCGCCATCCGCCACGAGGGCGGCCCCCACGGCAAGAAAGTAATCCAGGCCGTAGGCCACGAGGCCAAGGCCATGCTGGGCAAGGTGCCCGGCAACATCGAAGCCATCCGCCCGATGAAGGACGGCGTGATCGCCGACTTCGTGATCACCGAGCAGATGATCAAGCAGTTCATCAAGATGGTGCACCCGCGCACGCTGTTCACCCCCAGCCCGCGCATCATCATCTGCGTGCCCTGCGGCTCCACCCAGGTCGAGCGCCGCGCCATCAAGGATGCGGCCGAAGCGGCGGGCGCCACGGCGGTGTACCTCATTGAAGAACCCATGGCAGCCGGCATCGGCGCTGGCCTGCCTGTTTCCGAAGCGTCCGGCTCCATGGTGGTGGACATCGGCGGCGGCACCACCGAAGTCGGCGTGATCTCGCTGGGCGGCATGGTATACAAGGGCAGCGTGCGTGTGGGTGGCGACAAATTCGACGAAGCCATCATCAGCTACATCCGCCGCAACTACGGCATGCTGATCGGCGAGCCCACCGCCGAAGCCATCAAGAAGAACATCGGCTCGGCCTTCCCCGGCTCCGAAGTGCGCGAAATGGAAGTCAAGGGCCGCAACCTGTCCGAGGGCGTGCCACGCAGCTTCACCATCTCCAGCAATGAAGTGCTGGAAGCCCTGACGGACCCGCTCAACCAGATCGTCTCGGCCGTGAAGAACGCGCTGGAACAAACCCCCCCCGAGCTGGGCGCCGACATTGCTGACCGCGGCATGATGCTCACTGGCGGCGGCGCGCTGCTGCGCGACCTGGACCGCCTGCTGGCCGAAGAAACCGGCCTGCCTGTGCTGGTGGCCGAAGACCCGCTGACCTGCGTGGTGCGCGGCTGCGGCATCGCCCTGGAGCGCATGGACCGCCTGGGCAGCATTTTCACGAGCGAGTAA
- a CDS encoding DMT family transporter, with the protein MRTERWGLMALLAVTVVWGTTFPAMKLLSAHLDALQIIWLRFVIALVVLAPLWLGMRRHERLWGCALGLLLFLAFWLQIEGLARTSSNRNAFVTGLNVLVVPLIAMAFLGRRYGWRLWAACVMALAGMALMFHENEPWNLGDTLTLASTVFYALYILALEECARRTAAQPLRATRMAAAQATVMALASTAMLLVQGGGMDWVRAAPHLPTDALLALLYLGLLASVVVVTLQAWGQQRVDAMRSAIVFGLEPVFAALTAWALLGERLGWAGFSGAGLIVAALVFSQLQPPARASAAAG; encoded by the coding sequence ATGCGTACTGAACGCTGGGGCCTGATGGCCCTGCTGGCCGTCACCGTGGTGTGGGGCACCACCTTCCCGGCGATGAAACTGCTCTCGGCGCACCTCGATGCACTGCAGATCATCTGGCTGCGCTTTGTAATTGCGCTGGTGGTGCTGGCACCGCTGTGGCTCGGTATGCGGCGGCACGAGCGGCTGTGGGGCTGTGCGCTGGGGCTGCTGCTGTTCCTGGCGTTCTGGCTGCAGATCGAGGGCCTGGCACGCACCAGCAGCAACCGCAATGCGTTTGTCACCGGGCTCAACGTGCTGGTGGTGCCGCTGATCGCCATGGCCTTCCTGGGACGGCGCTATGGCTGGCGGCTGTGGGCTGCCTGCGTGATGGCACTGGCGGGCATGGCACTGATGTTCCACGAGAACGAGCCCTGGAACCTGGGCGATACGCTGACGCTGGCCAGCACCGTGTTCTACGCGCTGTACATCCTGGCGCTCGAGGAATGCGCGCGCCGCACGGCCGCACAGCCGCTGCGGGCCACGCGCATGGCCGCCGCGCAGGCCACGGTGATGGCACTGGCCTCCACTGCCATGCTGCTGGTGCAGGGCGGCGGCATGGACTGGGTGCGCGCCGCCCCCCACCTGCCCACCGATGCCTTGCTGGCCCTGCTGTACCTGGGCCTGCTGGCCAGCGTGGTGGTGGTGACGCTGCAGGCCTGGGGCCAGCAGCGTGTGGATGCCATGCGCAGCGCCATCGTGTTCGGGCTGGAGCCGGTGTTCGCCGCGCTGACCGCCTGGGCCTTGCTGGGCGAACGGCTGGGCTGGGCGGGGTTCTCCGGCGCGGGGCTGATTGTGGCGGCGCTGGTGTTCAGCCAGCTACAGCCACCGGCCAGGGCGAGCGCTGCGGCAGGCTGA
- the mrdA gene encoding penicillin-binding protein 2, with protein MTEVRSSEADVSRFRTRALVIGAVVFFAFCLVAARLVFLQVVRHDDLAAQAESNRTAVVPIVPNRGLILDRNGVVLATNYSAYTLEITPSRVRDLDDTIDALASVVEIQTRDRRRFKRLMEESRNFESLPIRTRLTDEEVARFTAQRYRFPGVDIKARLFRNYPLGDVGAHAIGYIGRINQAEKARIQDSEDEANYRGTEHIGKLGIEQSFEAALHGTTGVEQMETSAGGRAVRKLSSHAATPGDSVMLSIDIKLQKLIEELYGNRRGALVAIDPRNGEVLALVSMPTFDPNLFVEGIDVENWTALNESIDKPLLNRALRGAYPPGSTYKPFMALAALELGKRSASQVVNDPGYYTFGGNIFRSHEGGLGGVDMHRAIQFSSNTYFYSLAVEMGVDAIHDFMAPLGFGQITGIDLNGELRGTLPSTSWKRNAYKRPDMKRWFPGETVSLGIGQGYNNFTMLQLALAQATMVNGGIRHRPHLAKAVKNAVTGAITEIEQPPGENLGYDPRNVQIVRDAMVAVNKGGTGTRVFAGAPYTAGGKTGTAQAVSLGRNVKYNAKAMEEHQRDHSLYAAFAPAEAPTIALALIVENAGFGSAHAAPIARRVFDYWLTGVYPSEEDIAAVQKGQASAPIGKPRNVADIPVIAP; from the coding sequence ATGACTGAAGTGCGCAGCAGCGAGGCTGACGTCTCGCGCTTTCGGACCCGGGCGCTGGTCATCGGCGCTGTGGTGTTTTTTGCTTTTTGCCTGGTCGCCGCCCGCCTGGTGTTCCTGCAGGTGGTGCGGCACGATGACCTTGCCGCGCAGGCCGAAAGCAACCGCACGGCGGTGGTGCCCATCGTGCCCAACCGTGGGCTCATCCTGGACCGCAATGGCGTGGTGCTGGCGACCAACTATTCGGCCTACACGCTGGAGATCACACCCTCGCGCGTGCGCGACCTGGACGACACCATCGATGCGCTGGCCAGCGTCGTGGAGATCCAGACCCGCGACCGACGCCGCTTCAAGCGCCTCATGGAGGAGTCGCGCAATTTTGAATCCCTGCCCATCCGCACCCGCCTGACCGATGAAGAGGTGGCGCGGTTTACCGCGCAGCGCTACCGGTTTCCAGGGGTGGATATCAAGGCGCGGCTGTTTCGCAATTACCCGCTGGGGGACGTGGGCGCGCACGCCATTGGCTACATCGGCCGCATCAACCAGGCCGAGAAGGCGCGTATCCAGGACTCGGAGGACGAAGCCAACTACCGCGGCACCGAGCACATCGGCAAGCTGGGCATCGAGCAGAGTTTTGAAGCCGCACTGCACGGCACCACGGGCGTGGAGCAGATGGAGACCTCCGCCGGGGGGCGCGCGGTGCGCAAGCTGTCCAGCCACGCCGCCACGCCGGGCGACAGCGTGATGCTGTCCATCGACATCAAGCTGCAAAAGCTCATTGAAGAGCTGTACGGCAACCGGCGGGGCGCGCTGGTGGCCATTGATCCGCGCAACGGCGAGGTGCTGGCGCTGGTCAGCATGCCCACGTTCGACCCCAACCTTTTCGTGGAGGGGATCGACGTCGAGAACTGGACGGCGCTCAACGAGTCGATCGACAAGCCGCTGCTCAACCGGGCCTTGCGCGGCGCCTACCCGCCGGGCTCCACCTACAAGCCCTTCATGGCGCTGGCTGCGCTGGAGCTGGGCAAGCGCTCGGCCAGCCAGGTGGTCAACGATCCGGGGTACTACACCTTTGGCGGGAACATCTTCCGCAGCCACGAAGGGGGGCTGGGCGGGGTGGACATGCACCGTGCCATCCAGTTCTCCAGCAACACGTACTTCTATTCGCTGGCCGTGGAAATGGGGGTGGATGCCATCCATGACTTCATGGCGCCGCTGGGCTTCGGGCAGATCACCGGAATTGACCTGAACGGCGAGCTGCGCGGCACCTTGCCCAGCACCAGCTGGAAGCGCAACGCCTACAAGCGCCCGGACATGAAGCGCTGGTTCCCTGGCGAAACCGTGTCGCTGGGCATTGGCCAGGGCTACAACAACTTCACCATGCTGCAGCTGGCGCTGGCGCAGGCCACCATGGTCAATGGCGGTATCCGCCACCGGCCGCACCTGGCCAAGGCGGTGAAGAACGCGGTCACCGGGGCCATCACCGAGATCGAGCAGCCGCCGGGCGAGAACCTGGGCTACGACCCGCGCAACGTGCAGATCGTGCGCGATGCCATGGTGGCGGTGAACAAGGGCGGCACGGGCACCCGCGTGTTTGCAGGTGCTCCCTACACCGCCGGGGGCAAAACGGGCACGGCGCAGGCCGTGAGCCTGGGGCGCAACGTGAAGTACAACGCCAAGGCCATGGAAGAGCACCAGCGTGACCACTCGCTGTACGCGGCGTTCGCACCGGCAGAAGCCCCCACGATCGCGTTGGCGCTCATCGTGGAGAACGCCGGGTTTGGCTCAGCGCACGCGGCGCCGATCGCGCGGCGGGTGTTTGACTACTGGTTGACGGGCGTCTACCCCAGCGAGGAAGACATTGCGGCCGTGCAGAAGGGCCAGGCATCGGCGCCGATCGGCAAACCGCGCAACGTGGCCGATATCCCTGTCATAGCGCCTTGA
- the mreC gene encoding rod shape-determining protein MreC — MPLGTLERSAPPFFKQGPSALSRLAVYSALAVFLMVADARFQITDPFRQVVGTVLYPVQWLMLKPVELAHHGAGYFQSLQVAQQELDAARKSMTTMGQRAHQAEQLALENGRLRQLLALRDRLDTPAQAAEVIYDTADPYTRRVVIDRGQIGGVVPGSPVMDEAGVLGQVTRVFPLVSEVTLVVDRDQAIPVLNVRTGARGVAYGDPVAGHDGGMELRFMPANADVREGDLLTTSGVDGLYPSGLPVARVVRVERRADSAFARVYCMPLAQVQGVRHVVVLQPLAENSLPRPEPEHPAPAKRGGRKG; from the coding sequence ATGCCCCTGGGTACTCTGGAGCGCAGCGCTCCCCCTTTCTTCAAACAGGGCCCTTCGGCCCTTTCGCGTCTGGCCGTCTACAGCGCCCTGGCGGTTTTTCTCATGGTGGCCGATGCGCGGTTCCAGATCACCGACCCTTTCCGTCAGGTGGTGGGAACGGTGCTGTACCCCGTGCAGTGGCTGATGCTCAAGCCCGTGGAGCTGGCCCACCACGGCGCCGGGTATTTCCAGTCGCTGCAGGTGGCGCAGCAAGAGCTGGACGCGGCGCGCAAGAGCATGACCACGATGGGCCAGCGCGCCCACCAGGCGGAACAGCTGGCCCTCGAAAACGGGCGGCTGCGCCAGCTGCTTGCGCTGCGCGACCGCCTGGACACCCCCGCGCAGGCTGCCGAGGTGATCTATGACACCGCCGACCCCTACACGCGCCGCGTGGTGATAGACCGGGGCCAGATCGGCGGCGTGGTGCCGGGCTCGCCGGTGATGGACGAGGCGGGCGTGCTGGGCCAGGTCACACGGGTGTTTCCGCTGGTGAGCGAAGTCACCCTGGTGGTGGATCGCGACCAGGCCATTCCGGTACTGAATGTGCGCACGGGTGCGCGCGGCGTGGCGTATGGGGATCCGGTGGCCGGCCATGACGGTGGCATGGAGCTGCGATTCATGCCCGCCAATGCAGATGTGCGCGAAGGCGACCTGCTGACCACCAGTGGCGTCGACGGGCTGTACCCCTCGGGCCTGCCTGTGGCCCGTGTGGTGCGGGTAGAGCGCCGTGCAGACTCTGCCTTCGCCCGCGTCTATTGCATGCCACTGGCGCAGGTGCAGGGTGTGCGCCATGTGGTGGTGCTGCAGCCGCTGGCCGAAAACTCGCTGCCGCGGCCCGAGCCTGAACATCCCGCCCCAGCCAAGCGGGGAGGGCGCAAGGGATGA